A single window of candidate division KSB1 bacterium DNA harbors:
- a CDS encoding SpoIIE family protein phosphatase, with protein sequence MEKVTKEEKKFTYLDEKLYELQALFDLSKALNSSLNLKKILDTILLTPMGKLLITKGIILISKGTDGFVIESLKGISKSLSGNRIQVDNYPSNPTYLSELPASPWQALLLKNGIELIIPILHDEKKLGLIGFGKKIIGDVFSDSELDYLHSLSNIAATAIQNGLIFEELNDVNRQLDKRVQELNTLFEIGKELNSTFEIDKVLNLLAYSIMGELMVKRCLIFLVENDNLVLALNKGFQGEHELKTINDPKFHSKLLAAEESVLIDDGDESKIGQLFKDLGIAAFFPMRIQNETKGVVVLGEKITNLKFNKDELNFLTTLGNLSMISVENARLFEETLEKQRLEKELQVAREIQRQLLPDACPKIENFEIAAINISSLEVGGDYYDCIKLNDNKYVITIADVSGKGAPAALLMANLQASLHALVNTDLDIEEITYRINNLIYRNTGFDKFITFFFGVLDVKEKTFTTVNAGHNPPYLFHKDRSFQLFEEGGLILGMMPNMQYDSETVLLKSGDCVVMFTDGVSEAMNGKEEEFEDKRIQECVLKSFDCSAEDIMQNLIASVKDFSKGEPQSDDITILTMKVH encoded by the coding sequence TCCCTTAACTTAAAAAAAATCCTCGACACGATTCTCCTCACTCCTATGGGCAAGCTCTTAATTACAAAAGGGATCATTTTAATATCCAAAGGAACTGATGGTTTCGTGATTGAATCCTTGAAAGGGATTTCTAAGTCGCTCTCCGGAAATCGTATTCAAGTAGATAATTATCCCTCGAATCCAACTTACTTAAGTGAATTACCGGCTTCTCCCTGGCAAGCCCTTCTTCTGAAGAATGGCATTGAATTGATAATTCCAATTCTCCATGACGAAAAGAAGCTCGGTTTGATCGGGTTCGGAAAAAAAATCATTGGCGATGTTTTTTCAGACTCTGAATTGGATTATCTGCATTCTCTTTCAAATATCGCGGCGACAGCGATCCAAAACGGGCTGATATTCGAGGAACTTAACGATGTTAATCGGCAATTGGACAAACGTGTTCAAGAACTCAATACACTTTTCGAGATAGGGAAGGAGTTAAATTCAACTTTTGAAATTGACAAGGTCCTAAATCTCCTGGCTTACTCTATCATGGGTGAGTTAATGGTCAAGCGATGCTTGATATTTTTAGTTGAAAATGACAATTTGGTGCTTGCTTTAAACAAAGGCTTTCAGGGTGAACATGAACTGAAAACAATTAATGATCCTAAATTTCATAGTAAATTACTTGCTGCGGAAGAATCAGTATTAATTGATGATGGAGATGAATCTAAAATTGGCCAGCTTTTTAAAGACTTGGGTATCGCGGCTTTTTTCCCGATGCGCATCCAAAACGAAACGAAAGGTGTGGTTGTGCTCGGGGAAAAAATCACCAATCTTAAATTCAACAAAGATGAGCTGAATTTCTTGACAACTCTGGGCAATCTTTCCATGATTTCAGTTGAAAATGCCCGCCTGTTCGAGGAAACCTTAGAAAAACAAAGATTAGAGAAAGAGCTTCAGGTAGCAAGAGAAATTCAAAGACAACTCCTTCCTGATGCCTGCCCCAAGATTGAAAATTTTGAAATAGCGGCAATCAATATTTCATCACTGGAGGTTGGCGGAGATTATTACGACTGCATTAAATTAAACGACAACAAATATGTGATTACCATTGCTGATGTTTCGGGAAAAGGGGCTCCGGCGGCCTTATTGATGGCCAACTTGCAGGCTAGTTTACACGCGCTTGTAAATACTGATCTGGATATCGAGGAAATAACGTATCGGATTAATAATTTAATTTACCGCAATACAGGCTTCGATAAATTCATTACATTCTTCTTTGGCGTGCTGGATGTGAAAGAGAAAACATTTACCACCGTAAATGCGGGACATAATCCGCCTTATCTGTTCCATAAAGATCGCTCGTTTCAACTTTTTGAGGAAGGGGGTCTCATCCTTGGCATGATGCCTAATATGCAATATGATTCTGAGACCGTTTTACTTAAATCAGGCGATTGCGTGGTCATGTTCACAGATGGGGTTTCAGAAGCGATGAACGGCAAAGAAGAAGAATTTGAAGATAAACGCATTCAAGAATGCGTCCTAAAAAGCTTTGATTGCTCTGCTGAAGATATCATGCAAAACCTAATTGCTTCGGTGAAGGATTTTTCAAAAGGTGAGCCCCAGTCTGATGATATTACAATTTTAACCATGAAAGTTCATTAG
- a CDS encoding SpoIIE family protein phosphatase — protein sequence MASIIVVDDEKSITYLLSEVLNKDGHDVKTFSDGKQIEDELKKREYALVISDLHMKEVGGLEVLKTVKSYSENTEVLILTGRGTISSAVEAMKLSAFEYLTKPIDMEEFRLKVQKALERRDLRLQIEKQQKVLTEHQEMIKKDLALAEQVQASLVPQSIVLPAVDVKVKYMPMIGVGGDFADIYYDGGENIYLTLVDVTGHGITAALLVNRVCSEIRKHVREQRQPSTILHRVNNFIFEAFEGMATFLTMFSGVINLRKGSLTYAGSAHPATILWKSRENKFVQLESQNVIIGYEKKTENKFSQDIVMIGPQDKVIMYTDGIIEAEDAKGKQLGINGFIDFFKSSIYLSVDEILDTIITGVYEFSPNPIKDDVYLILAGMK from the coding sequence ATGGCTTCTATAATAGTGGTTGACGACGAAAAGTCGATTACATATCTCCTTTCTGAAGTTTTAAATAAAGACGGGCACGACGTTAAAACCTTTTCCGACGGCAAGCAGATTGAAGACGAGCTCAAAAAACGGGAATATGCCTTAGTCATCTCGGATCTTCACATGAAAGAGGTCGGAGGACTTGAAGTTTTAAAAACAGTGAAAAGTTATTCTGAAAATACCGAAGTGTTAATTCTCACGGGTCGTGGAACCATCTCAAGCGCAGTTGAAGCGATGAAATTATCTGCATTTGAATATCTCACCAAACCAATTGATATGGAAGAATTCCGCTTGAAAGTACAAAAGGCGCTTGAGAGGCGAGACTTAAGACTTCAGATTGAGAAACAGCAAAAAGTGTTGACCGAACACCAGGAAATGATCAAAAAAGATTTGGCGCTTGCTGAACAAGTGCAGGCCAGTCTCGTGCCGCAATCAATAGTTTTACCAGCGGTCGATGTTAAAGTGAAATATATGCCCATGATTGGCGTCGGAGGCGACTTTGCTGATATTTACTATGACGGCGGTGAAAACATCTACCTGACTTTGGTTGATGTCACCGGACACGGCATTACAGCAGCCTTGTTAGTTAATCGTGTTTGCAGTGAGATAAGAAAGCATGTCCGCGAGCAGCGACAACCATCGACAATTCTTCACAGGGTAAACAATTTTATTTTTGAGGCGTTCGAAGGAATGGCGACCTTTTTGACTATGTTTTCCGGTGTCATTAATTTGCGAAAAGGTTCGCTTACTTATGCCGGCAGCGCCCACCCCGCCACAATTTTGTGGAAAAGCCGGGAAAATAAGTTTGTCCAGCTTGAATCGCAAAATGTGATCATCGGTTATGAAAAAAAAACTGAAAATAAATTTTCACAAGATATCGTTATGATTGGGCCGCAAGACAAAGTCATTATGTACACAGACGGTATTATTGAAGCGGAAGATGCCAAGGGAAAGCAACTTGGAATAAATGGGTTTATTGATTTTTTTAAATCGAGCATCTACCTTTCTGTTGACGAAATTCTAGATACTATTATAACTGGAGTTTATGAGTTTTCGCCGAATCCCATTAAGGATGATGTCTATTTGATCCTGGCGGGCATGAAATAA
- a CDS encoding site-2 protease family protein: MDNDHPQQDEFYSRQYSRRRLRIFDKLRSDNPRLNLYLFLGTCVTTFLTGWLGNGNWQAGIWYGGAIISILLAHEMGHYIMCKKYGISVTLPFFIPFPPFISPFGTLGAVIKMESRIPSRKALFDVAVAGPLAGLFLTIPAIYFGIQLSEIVDSQPADASGMIYLGESFLFAKLSNLAQSVPENQDVMLHPLAYAGWAGLFVTALNLLPIGQLDGGHIVYALIGRGHKIVATTALIAFGGIAIFIFHGWILLLIMLIWFGYKHPPTMDETPVDTKRIVIGVITLLIFLLSFTPEPFKVAAF, from the coding sequence ATGGACAACGATCACCCACAGCAAGATGAATTTTATTCGCGACAATATTCTCGAAGACGATTGAGAATATTTGATAAGCTCCGCAGCGACAATCCCAGGTTGAACCTTTATCTTTTTCTAGGTACTTGCGTAACTACGTTTTTAACCGGATGGCTTGGAAATGGGAACTGGCAGGCAGGCATTTGGTATGGCGGTGCAATTATTTCAATTCTACTGGCTCATGAAATGGGGCACTACATAATGTGCAAGAAATACGGAATAAGCGTCACATTACCGTTTTTTATTCCATTCCCTCCGTTTATTAGCCCTTTTGGTACGTTGGGGGCCGTCATTAAAATGGAGTCCAGAATTCCGAGTCGCAAAGCCTTGTTTGATGTAGCCGTTGCCGGACCCCTGGCTGGTCTTTTCCTGACGATCCCGGCGATTTATTTTGGTATCCAGCTCTCCGAAATTGTTGATTCTCAGCCCGCTGATGCAAGCGGAATGATCTACCTTGGTGAATCGTTCTTATTTGCAAAGCTTTCAAATTTGGCACAGAGTGTTCCGGAAAACCAGGATGTAATGCTCCACCCTCTGGCATATGCCGGTTGGGCTGGTTTATTTGTAACTGCGCTAAATTTACTCCCTATCGGCCAGCTCGACGGCGGCCATATCGTTTATGCACTTATTGGAAGAGGGCATAAAATAGTTGCAACGACGGCGTTAATAGCATTTGGCGGGATTGCAATTTTTATATTTCATGGCTGGATTTTGCTGCTTATTATGCTGATCTGGTTTGGATACAAACATCCACCAACTATGGATGAAACACCAGTTGACACAAAAAGAATTGTAATAGGTGTTATTACTCTGCTTATTTTTCTTCTTTCGTTTACTCCGGAACCCTTTAAAGTTGCCGCTTTTTGA
- a CDS encoding D-cysteine desulfhydrase family protein, whose amino-acid sequence MAFDFPQSIDLAQLPTPVEKLERISNIFEGPQIYIKRDDLTDVGMTGNKVRKLEFLLAEAVQNKCDYVITCGGYQSNHARATAVASARVGLKCLLVLRNSLNAPLEGNLFIDRLVGAEFEYITPEEYMQVDDVMLRIAEKLKEKGHQPYVIPEGGSNEVGSLGYVKAAGELAQQLKSMKLRIDHIVLPVGSGGTYAGLLLGKFLYDLPAQIHGINVCDDDSYFVNKISSLLTAMQKRYKLTFKIDKKDISIIDGYVGKGYGLSSQHEIDTIKKVARAEGVILDPIYTGKAMFGLSDQIRQGKFKPGENVLFVHTGGIFGLFPKKTLFF is encoded by the coding sequence ATGGCATTTGATTTTCCACAGTCGATTGATTTAGCACAATTGCCAACACCAGTTGAGAAGCTTGAGAGAATTTCGAACATTTTTGAGGGGCCGCAAATTTACATCAAGCGTGACGATTTAACAGACGTCGGTATGACCGGCAATAAAGTTCGAAAGCTCGAATTCTTGTTAGCAGAAGCCGTCCAAAATAAATGCGACTATGTAATCACCTGTGGGGGATATCAATCTAATCATGCCAGGGCTACTGCTGTTGCTTCAGCAAGGGTAGGGCTCAAATGTCTGCTTGTCCTCAGAAATAGCCTGAATGCACCCCTCGAAGGAAATTTGTTTATCGATAGATTGGTTGGGGCTGAATTTGAGTACATCACTCCAGAAGAATATATGCAAGTTGACGATGTGATGCTGAGAATTGCTGAGAAGTTAAAAGAGAAAGGCCATCAACCATATGTTATCCCTGAAGGGGGGTCAAACGAAGTTGGTTCGCTGGGTTATGTCAAGGCAGCCGGAGAACTAGCCCAACAACTCAAGTCTATGAAGTTAAGAATTGACCATATTGTTCTTCCGGTCGGCTCGGGAGGAACTTATGCTGGACTATTGCTGGGCAAATTTCTTTATGACCTGCCCGCTCAAATTCACGGCATCAACGTTTGTGACGATGACTCTTATTTTGTCAACAAAATATCCAGCTTACTGACGGCCATGCAAAAACGATATAAGCTGACATTTAAGATAGACAAAAAGGATATCAGCATCATCGACGGCTATGTCGGCAAGGGGTATGGATTAAGCAGCCAGCATGAAATTGATACAATTAAAAAAGTGGCCAGAGCCGAAGGGGTTATTTTAGATCCGATTTATACCGGCAAGGCTATGTTTGGATTGTCCGATCAGATTCGTCAAGGTAAATTTAAGCCAGGCGAAAATGTACTATTTGTTCACACCGGCGGGATTTTCGGACTCTTTCCAAAGAAAACGTTGTTCTTCTAG
- a CDS encoding SDR family oxidoreductase: protein MNLQKKVALITGAAHRVGKAIALGLAKEGMKIALHFNRSQEQANQTLEEIKALGAEAFAIQGDFADVAQIENVVKKCHEHFKQIDVLINNAALYFKTPVGETSEPEWDDLLGINLKAPYFCAQYVSDLMKQKKRGKIINITDVAGISPWPEFIPYSASKAGLIAVTKGLAKALAPNIQVNAIASGTILMSEDATEEYKTEIKDSTLLKKLGTPQDIVNAAIFLLKGSDFVTGEVVVVDGGRLLV from the coding sequence ATGAATCTGCAAAAAAAAGTCGCTCTCATTACGGGTGCCGCACACCGGGTCGGCAAAGCAATCGCGCTCGGCCTGGCTAAGGAAGGGATGAAAATAGCCCTGCATTTCAACCGATCTCAAGAACAAGCAAATCAAACCCTGGAAGAGATTAAAGCACTTGGCGCAGAGGCTTTTGCAATTCAGGGGGACTTTGCAGACGTAGCCCAAATTGAGAATGTCGTAAAAAAATGCCACGAACACTTCAAGCAAATAGATGTCTTGATCAATAACGCTGCGCTTTATTTCAAAACGCCGGTAGGCGAGACTTCGGAACCAGAATGGGATGATCTGCTTGGCATTAATTTAAAGGCTCCGTATTTCTGCGCGCAGTACGTCTCTGACCTAATGAAGCAGAAGAAGCGCGGTAAAATCATCAACATAACGGATGTGGCAGGCATTTCACCCTGGCCTGAGTTCATTCCATACAGCGCTTCTAAAGCGGGTTTGATTGCGGTTACCAAGGGCCTGGCGAAAGCTCTGGCGCCTAACATTCAAGTGAACGCAATTGCCTCAGGCACAATCTTAATGTCGGAAGATGCAACTGAAGAATATAAGACTGAAATTAAAGATTCGACCCTCCTCAAAAAACTCGGTACACCTCAAGATATCGTCAATGCCGCGATTTTCCTTTTGAAGGGAAGCGACTTTGTCACGGGGGAAGTTGTTGTGGTAGATGGTGGCAGGCTGCTGGTTTAG
- a CDS encoding MTH1187 family thiamine-binding protein, which translates to MLAQVTITPVGTGEELKEMIAKAVAIIEKSELDYQLTSMGTIIEGDWDEIMVIVKKCHDEIKTFADRVVTNIVIDDRKDLQNRLKNNVLEVEYALGKDLKTNGLT; encoded by the coding sequence ATGCTCGCACAAGTTACAATTACCCCGGTTGGGACCGGAGAAGAATTAAAAGAAATGATAGCCAAGGCCGTTGCGATTATCGAAAAAAGCGAATTAGACTATCAACTCACTTCGATGGGAACAATTATCGAAGGGGATTGGGATGAGATTATGGTTATTGTGAAAAAATGCCACGATGAAATAAAAACTTTTGCCGACAGAGTTGTCACAAATATTGTCATCGATGACCGGAAAGATCTGCAAAACCGGCTCAAAAATAATGTGCTTGAAGTAGAATATGCTTTGGGCAAAGACTTGAAAACCAACGGACTGACTTAA
- a CDS encoding CPBP family intramembrane metalloprotease, with amino-acid sequence MFFAYMFLESLIYGSLLGLAVGSLTGVLLTPQDISFNQSKINSLVLNLGAGIYEEFVFRFLLITGIFWILKKAVKNKFVIYSGAFLVSSLLFSFFHYLEPFNEPFQVNSFLFRFIAGSVFSIIFIFRGYGIVAYSHFLYNILLMFR; translated from the coding sequence GTGTTTTTTGCCTACATGTTCTTGGAAAGCCTGATTTATGGGTCGCTATTGGGATTGGCGGTAGGGAGCCTTACAGGTGTTTTGCTAACTCCACAGGACATCTCTTTTAACCAATCAAAAATAAACTCGCTGGTTTTAAATTTAGGTGCCGGAATTTATGAGGAATTCGTTTTTCGTTTTCTTCTCATAACCGGTATTTTCTGGATATTAAAAAAAGCGGTAAAAAATAAATTTGTGATATATTCAGGCGCCTTTTTGGTGAGCTCTTTATTATTCTCTTTTTTTCACTATTTGGAGCCTTTCAACGAGCCATTTCAAGTGAATTCTTTTTTGTTCAGGTTTATTGCGGGTTCTGTCTTCTCGATTATTTTCATTTTTCGCGGGTACGGAATTGTCGCTTATTCACACTTTCTTTATAATATTTTGCTTATGTTTAGATGA
- the mltG gene encoding endolytic transglycosylase MltG codes for MKKRNLIVLVSSGCFLIIFALFWLFFSPIVKGKSSDSFPLKICKGSSFYSITNFLLKNNIIPNSFKLKSTARLLNLQSKLKAGKYEINGGISSYALLKQLTEGRVAVESVRILEGITAKQIAGTLKRRIEVDSSRFMQLVHDPGFVKNLGVEAKTLEGFLFPDTYNFYWGMKSEDIISIMVNEFKKNFNDALRKKAEESGFSIVKALTLASIIEGEAVLDSERSTISAVYHNRLKRGIRLQADPTIQYVIEDGPRRLLKRDLEIDSPYNTYKYKGLPPGPINNPGLASIRASVYPENVNYLYFVANGDGSHTFSRTLKEHLRAKKKFDQYRRKINRLKAIEREIKKNENR; via the coding sequence ATGAAAAAAAGAAATTTAATTGTATTAGTATCTTCGGGATGTTTCTTAATCATTTTCGCACTCTTTTGGTTGTTTTTTTCGCCAATTGTGAAAGGGAAGAGCAGTGATTCTTTTCCTCTAAAAATTTGTAAAGGCTCGTCATTTTACTCAATAACCAATTTTCTGTTAAAAAATAACATCATTCCGAACTCGTTTAAGCTTAAAAGTACGGCCCGGCTTCTTAATTTGCAAAGCAAACTAAAAGCCGGTAAATATGAAATTAATGGCGGGATTTCAAGTTACGCTTTATTGAAACAGCTAACCGAAGGCAGGGTTGCTGTTGAAAGTGTCAGGATTCTTGAGGGGATAACAGCAAAGCAAATCGCGGGAACATTGAAACGCAGAATAGAGGTTGATTCTTCCCGTTTCATGCAGTTGGTTCATGATCCTGGCTTTGTGAAGAATCTTGGGGTTGAAGCAAAAACTCTGGAGGGTTTTCTTTTTCCCGATACTTATAACTTTTACTGGGGGATGAAGTCAGAGGATATTATTTCAATTATGGTGAATGAGTTCAAGAAAAATTTTAACGATGCATTGCGGAAAAAGGCTGAGGAAAGTGGCTTTTCAATTGTAAAAGCGCTAACTTTGGCCTCAATAATTGAGGGTGAGGCCGTGCTCGATTCCGAACGGTCAACCATTTCCGCCGTTTATCATAACCGTTTAAAGCGCGGTATTCGTCTTCAGGCTGATCCAACCATTCAATACGTCATTGAAGATGGCCCAAGACGTCTTTTGAAGCGGGATTTGGAAATTGACTCCCCATACAATACTTACAAATACAAAGGCTTGCCACCGGGCCCGATCAATAACCCGGGGTTGGCTTCAATCAGGGCCAGCGTGTACCCGGAAAATGTAAATTATCTTTATTTTGTCGCCAACGGAGACGGATCGCATACGTTCAGCAGAACGCTTAAAGAACATTTACGCGCTAAGAAAAAATTTGACCAGTACAGAAGAAAAATTAACAGACTAAAAGCAATTGAACGGGAAATCAAAAAAAACGAAAACCGCTGA
- a CDS encoding UvrD-helicase domain-containing protein, producing the protein MNGKSKKTKTAENEENHLLEALNPAQRTAVQCTSGPVLILAGAGSGKTRVLTHRIAYLIQKVGVKPWEILALTFTNKAALEMKDRIVKLLKGMGNEAWTGTFHSICARILRIEGHHLGYERNFLIFDQDDQLRFIKNVMTELNISHKHYNPDTIQARINGAKNLYIGPDEFKATAKEPIEETAALVYSHYQDLMKKNNAMDFDDLLVNPIYLFEQFPDILEKYQEKFKYLLVDEYQDTNRTQYLLLKKLAAKHKNLCVVGDDDQSIYRWRGADIQNILSVDKDYSDCSVFHLEQNYRSTQYILDVANSVVEKNSSRREKKLWTDKGAGEKVAVLDIDDDISESITVVKLIKEELQQKARNFCDFCILYRTNSQSRVLEDALRTSGIPYVIVGGVKFYARKEIKDVLAYLRLVSNSKDSISFKRVVNFPLRGIGESSIGKLEQFAGDADISMLEAAGKVEKLETIPHRIRNNIVEFHSLINKYASLKDELSPGEIATSIVDEIGILKSFKEIGTEEAMIRSENVRELLSAIANFQKLHNSATLDDFLEEVSLVTDIDTWDNKSNAVTLMTLHSAKGLEFPVVFIAGLEEGLFPLSRSFESTDDLEEERRLFYVGATRAMEKLYLTWSAQRMRFGEILKNLPSRFLGEIDPEFIDRKDLRKYYDFKRRPSYKKYQTPEADVMPAYEDFSQENNAVYVGAEVKHSMFGLGKILNKEGQGESMKLTVNFYEVGKKKLMAKYANLEVLG; encoded by the coding sequence TTGAACGGGAAATCAAAAAAAACGAAAACCGCTGAAAATGAAGAAAATCATTTGCTTGAAGCGCTAAATCCAGCGCAGAGGACCGCGGTTCAATGTACTTCAGGGCCGGTGCTGATCCTGGCCGGCGCCGGCAGTGGAAAAACCCGCGTTTTGACTCACCGAATTGCCTATTTAATTCAGAAAGTCGGTGTAAAACCTTGGGAGATTTTGGCACTAACGTTTACCAATAAAGCCGCGCTTGAGATGAAAGACAGAATCGTCAAGCTGTTGAAAGGGATGGGAAATGAAGCGTGGACCGGTACGTTCCATTCGATTTGTGCCCGTATTCTCCGAATCGAAGGACACCACCTTGGTTATGAAAGGAATTTTCTAATCTTCGACCAAGATGATCAACTCAGGTTTATTAAAAATGTTATGACTGAGTTGAATATTTCACACAAGCATTACAACCCAGATACTATTCAAGCGCGAATTAACGGCGCTAAAAATTTGTACATTGGGCCCGACGAGTTTAAGGCCACTGCAAAAGAACCTATCGAAGAAACAGCAGCGCTGGTTTATTCCCACTACCAGGATCTGATGAAAAAAAATAACGCCATGGATTTCGACGATCTACTGGTGAATCCCATTTATCTTTTCGAGCAGTTTCCGGATATTTTGGAAAAATACCAGGAGAAATTCAAATATCTTTTGGTTGATGAATACCAAGATACGAATCGAACCCAGTATTTGCTGTTAAAAAAGCTGGCGGCAAAACACAAAAATTTGTGTGTGGTGGGGGATGACGACCAGTCGATTTATCGTTGGCGAGGAGCAGATATTCAAAATATTCTCTCAGTTGATAAAGATTATTCTGATTGCAGCGTTTTTCACCTCGAACAAAATTACCGATCGACACAATATATTTTAGATGTGGCCAATTCCGTAGTCGAAAAGAATTCAAGCAGAAGAGAAAAAAAGCTTTGGACGGATAAAGGGGCTGGTGAGAAAGTAGCGGTGTTGGATATCGATGATGATATTTCGGAGTCAATCACTGTTGTAAAATTAATTAAAGAGGAGCTTCAGCAGAAAGCCCGTAATTTTTGCGATTTCTGCATTTTGTACCGGACAAACTCACAGTCGCGCGTTTTAGAAGATGCGCTCAGAACCTCGGGAATTCCATATGTAATTGTTGGTGGGGTTAAATTTTATGCGCGGAAGGAAATCAAAGACGTTCTTGCTTATTTACGGTTAGTTTCCAACTCCAAAGACTCAATCAGTTTCAAACGAGTTGTGAATTTTCCTTTGCGTGGAATAGGGGAGAGTTCTATAGGTAAACTTGAACAATTCGCTGGTGACGCCGATATTTCGATGTTAGAGGCTGCAGGTAAAGTAGAAAAGCTGGAGACAATTCCGCACCGTATTCGAAATAATATTGTTGAGTTTCATTCTTTGATTAACAAATACGCTTCACTCAAAGACGAATTGTCCCCTGGTGAAATTGCCACAAGTATTGTAGATGAAATTGGCATTCTCAAGTCTTTTAAGGAAATCGGTACAGAGGAGGCAATGATACGCTCTGAAAACGTCCGGGAATTACTTTCTGCAATAGCAAATTTTCAAAAACTACACAATAGCGCTACTTTAGACGATTTTTTGGAAGAAGTTTCTCTGGTTACAGATATTGACACCTGGGACAATAAATCAAATGCCGTCACTTTGATGACGCTTCACAGTGCGAAGGGTTTGGAATTTCCTGTGGTTTTCATCGCCGGTCTTGAGGAGGGGCTCTTTCCTCTGTCCAGAAGTTTTGAAAGCACCGATGATTTGGAGGAAGAGCGCAGGTTGTTTTATGTGGGCGCCACCCGCGCCATGGAGAAATTGTACCTGACCTGGTCGGCCCAGAGAATGCGTTTTGGCGAAATTCTAAAGAACCTGCCCTCACGGTTTCTCGGTGAAATAGATCCGGAGTTTATTGATCGGAAAGACTTACGGAAATATTACGACTTCAAAAGGCGCCCTTCTTATAAAAAGTATCAAACACCGGAAGCTGATGTCATGCCGGCTTATGAGGACTTTTCACAAGAAAACAACGCCGTTTATGTTGGCGCTGAAGTTAAGCATTCCATGTTTGGTCTCGGAAAAATTTTAAATAAAGAAGGCCAAGGCGAAAGCATGAAATTAACGGTTAATTTTTATGAGGTCGGCAAAAAAAAGTTAATGGCAAAATATGCAAATTTGGAAGTACTAGGATAG